TCCAATCCGGCTGGCTTACCCGCGCGGTCGGCAGGCGGTAGTGTAGCACGGCCCGCTTACCGATCTTCTCGTTTGGCAGTCGGGCCCGAACGCGCCGCTCATCGAAAAACAGAAACAGCGGCAGCAGGTCCAGGTCGCGCTTCCGCGTCGGGTTCGCCGCCAGATAATCGTCCATCAACGGGTCGAGATCTGGCCAGTAATCCGCCGAAACGACGCGCCGCATGTAAGACCGGGGAAAGTCACGCCCGAACCCGAGGCGGTGACTTGGGTGTCGCGGCCGGCTCTCCCGCCGCAGCCAGTCATTGAGCAGCAGGAATGCCTTCAGGATCGCGGTGATCGTTTCGGCATCGAGCCGCGGAGGCTCCGGATTGAAGTGAAGGCCGAACGCCGCTGGCCCCCTCTCACGCGCACCCGCCCGGCGCAGCACTCCCACCGCTTGGTCGAGCAGGGGCAAACGGTCGAGTGATATCGGCGGGGTTACCAGTTCTCGCGGTACAAAATATCCCGACACCCTGCCCAACATGTCCGCTCCACTCTTGCTGAGCCGGCCATGGGGCGTTCCGGGATGGCGCTGGGGATGAGCGTAGCGCGTGTCGATCTCGACCATCAGGTCGCCAATCACTGTCCCTTTCACGATCAGGGCATGCGCATCCTCTTCAAGAAGGCCGCCCCCGAGCCCCTCCGCAAGGGCCGCCGCCGCCTGCCGCGCCGTGAGCGACCCGAACTCGATCTCTACGCCCACGGAGCGCAGATGCCCGGCCGCATTCCGCCGCTGTGGCGGGGCGGCCAACTCGATGCGCGTTGCAGCCTGTTCCTGTGTCGATAAATGGTTCGCGCTCACCAGAGCTTCGGCTTGTTTGGACGAGGGTTTGGGTGGCACGCGCTGGCGGTAGAAAGGCATCATGCGCCTCCCAGAAAGGAACTGGCGACCCGCCATCCACCATAAATCAGACCCAGTGAAACGATGAGGCCCGCAACACCTACCGCGAGGCCATATAGCACGACGAGCCCGTCACGGCTCGCAATGCCGACGCCGATCAGCAGCGCGCCCAGGCCTGGGAGGGTGTTGCCGAACGGGATCGGTAAGGCAATCAGCAGGCCAAGCAGAAACAGAAATGGCCCGAGCCAACGCATCGAGGCCGGCGAGGCCACATGCGTCAGCCGTGATCTGGTAAAACGCTCCACGCGCCATACAAGCGATGAGCCGCGGCCGGCCAAGGCATCCAGGACGCGAGGGCTGACTGGTCGATATGCCAGCCACCTAGGCAGGATCACGGAAGACGCACCCGTAGTGATCTGTGCCGCAAACACCGCAAGGATCGTCCCGAAGACAAGTCCGGCCGGAATGCCGGGGGTGGGCACGATCGCGGGAATGGAAACGGCAGCCACCGTGAGCCCGTGGGCGCGCCCGCCCAATGCGGCAATCAGGTCCTCAATCGTCGCTGTCTCGGTAAGTCGATGCGGCAGGTCGGCGAAGATGTCAGAAACAGAGGGACCATCACGTCCGGCAGGATGTGGTGCCATGCTCCTAATCTTACTCCCGGCCGGCGCAGACAGGGTGAAACACATGGCGCCGGATCTTTTCAATCCGTCGAAGATGCACCGTCTTTCCGAGACCACTTGATCTGGAATTCGATCTCTTCCTCCTCTTCGCCGCGTTCGTGTTCGATGTTGAAGGTGGCACCCACCGGCACCGAGATGCGCTCACCGGCGATCTGGATCTGAAAGCGCTGCCCGGTCTCCAGTGCATCGGCAAGGCGGCGCAGCTTGTCGACGAACTCGCCGATCGGGTAGTCCTTTTCGATGTCGCGTTCGGGTTTCTGGGTCATGGCATGCTCGCAATCTGGTTGGTGGATGGGGTTGCTCAAGTTTACAGCTTCTACGCGACCTGTGCGTCGAGATGGCTGGGGCCCGGTTGGCGGTCGCGCACCATGGAGAGGGCGAGGGTAAGCCCGGACAGCGCGGCCGCAACGCGCTCCCCCGGTGGGGGATTTCACCACCCAACCCGTCAAAACCCCCACCCCGAGCCGTTCCACCACTCATTCACCCACCTTCCCGCCACCCTTTGGAGTGGCATGTCTCTTGCCTTTTCTTTAACGCACGACGCGTGGTCCTTTGCCCTTCCCTGGGCAGGACCGCGCCACCCCCAAAGTCGAAACCTAAGGAGATCAACATGCAAACCAAATTCGCCATGAGTATTGTCGCCGCGTGCGTCCTCGGTGCCAGCGTGTCCACACCAGTGCTGGCCGAGGAACCCTACATGAAGCCGGATGATACCTGGATCAGCATCAGCGGTACTGTCAAGCACGTGGAAACCGACACCTTCACCGTAAATTATGGCGAGGGCATCATCTCCGTCGAGATGGACGATGGCGACCGCGACGCCGACGCCTACAAGCTGTTCGAGGGCGACAAAGTCACCGTCAATGGCCGGGTGGACGACGACCTCTTCGAGACCGCCACCCTCGAGGCCAGCAGCGTCTACGTGGAAGACATCGGCACCACCTTCTACTCGTCGTCCGTCGATGAGGAGGACGCCTATGCCGTCGTCAACCTCACCACGCCCATCGTGGTGTCTGCGACCTGGGTCGAGGGGAATGTCACCGATGTCAATGGCGAGGAATTCTCCATCGATACGGGGCCGCGCCAGATCCGCGTCGACGTGAGTGAGATGCCCTACAACCCGTTGGACGACAAGGGCTACCAGAAGGTGGAAAAGGACGACCGCGTGAGAGTGACCGGCAATATGGATGACGACCTTCTTGAGGGCCGTGAGCTG
The Gammaproteobacteria bacterium DNA segment above includes these coding regions:
- a CDS encoding S1 RNA-binding domain-containing protein, which produces MQTKFAMSIVAACVLGASVSTPVLAEEPYMKPDDTWISISGTVKHVETDTFTVNYGEGIISVEMDDGDRDADAYKLFEGDKVTVNGRVDDDLFETATLEASSVYVEDIGTTFYSSSVDEEDAYAVVNLTTPIVVSATWVEGNVTDVNGEEFSIDTGPRQIRVDVSEMPYNPLDDKGYQKVEKDDRVRVTGNMDDDLLEGRELMADSVVTLAE
- a CDS encoding amidoligase family protein; the encoded protein is MMPFYRQRVPPKPSSKQAEALVSANHLSTQEQAATRIELAAPPQRRNAAGHLRSVGVEIEFGSLTARQAAAALAEGLGGGLLEEDAHALIVKGTVIGDLMVEIDTRYAHPQRHPGTPHGRLSKSGADMLGRVSGYFVPRELVTPPISLDRLPLLDQAVGVLRRAGARERGPAAFGLHFNPEPPRLDAETITAILKAFLLLNDWLRRESRPRHPSHRLGFGRDFPRSYMRRVVSADYWPDLDPLMDDYLAANPTRKRDLDLLPLFLFFDERRVRARLPNEKIGKRAVLHYRLPTARVSQPDWSIAPDWNRWMAVERLAADRPRLERLAAAYLAQPRNTREWAKVSARLAFDE
- a CDS encoding exopolysaccharide biosynthesis protein; this encodes MAPHPAGRDGPSVSDIFADLPHRLTETATIEDLIAALGGRAHGLTVAAVSIPAIVPTPGIPAGLVFGTILAVFAAQITTGASSVILPRWLAYRPVSPRVLDALAGRGSSLVWRVERFTRSRLTHVASPASMRWLGPFLFLLGLLIALPIPFGNTLPGLGALLIGVGIASRDGLVVLYGLAVGVAGLIVSLGLIYGGWRVASSFLGGA
- a CDS encoding amphi-Trp domain-containing protein — translated: MTQKPERDIEKDYPIGEFVDKLRRLADALETGQRFQIQIAGERISVPVGATFNIEHERGEEEEEIEFQIKWSRKDGASSTD